CAAAGCTCTGGAATCCACCAACGTACCATCGAAATCAAACAGAACGTGTTTGCTCATCAACTTGAATACAAAAACAAGGCCGGCCCCTCTGGCGGCACTTGACGAACTTGATTGCTTGCAAACTCTGCATTCGGATCCGCAGCGTAATGAGGATTGCTGACATCTCGCAGATCTTCCCATACACAGGCAACACCGCGTCCATCCACGTCTCCTGCATACATTTTACAAGCACTGCAAAACTGCTGCTTCTGGTAAGCATCCAGCTTCACAATCTTGTTGCGTAAGCAGCAATAGATTTCATTGTCGGTATTACATATATTGGCATGCGTAATCAGAGCCATTGTGCAATCAACTCCTTTGCGGCACATATAGTGTGTAATAGTAAGTGTATCTACATACTATTAAGTGTATGACGCTTTTTTGTAAACGGACAAACAATTTTTAATGCAACGCCGCCTGTTTTTGTTTACAATAGAAATCAATTACCAAAGTCTGGAGGAAACATTGTGCAAAACTGGTCTCATTATGCAATTCCAATCCTGATTGTGCTGCTTATCGTCTACCGTAGAACGAAGCGCACGATCGGTTTTCAGAAGCTTTCCCGCGGCAGACTTAAATTTCGCATCGGCATATTCAGCATCATCGGTCTCATGATTCTGGCGTTCGGATTCGTGCATCCGATTCATTTTATCGCCTATGCGATCGGCATGGCCGCAGGAACTGCCCTGGGATTGACAGCCATACGCCATACCAGATTTGAACGCCGGCCTGACGCTTGGTATTACCGCACCCATATTTGGGTCGAAATTACCGTGCTCATCCTGTTCATCGGACGTATTGCCTACCGAATCTTGTTTGTCGCAAGTGCTGCAAATCCAAACAATATGAATCCTGCAGATCCTTCTCAATTCACGAGGGACCCTTTGACAGCCGGCATTTTCTTCGTAATCGTCACGTACTATTTGCTGTTTTTCGGCTACTTGCTCCGGGAAGAAGTGAAGCTCGAGAATGACGAAGCAGCTGCGGACATTTCCCCTGGTAATCCAACCTTGGATAAATGATGAGACGGCCCTTATCTTTGCCCGACACACATATGTGAGTACCATCAAAAGGCGATTCTCCGCTCTTATGGAGAATCGCCTTTCAGCTTGTCGATCAAGTGGGGTTCATTGCCAGCTGCCGTAGATTTTCTCCAATCGCTGCTGATATAGCAAACTGTCAGAGGAGACCGCTACGCTCCTCCGAAAACTGCGGAGCTTTCTCTTTCCCTTCATCAACCGTTCAAAAGCGCAGCTCACTCTAGCGAGCATACGCTGTTGGAATGCCGAAGCATCCATTAGCTTTCGTTTGCTTTCTCGAACTGCGTTTGATACAGCCTCGCATACAGTCCTCCCAGCGCCAAGAGCTCGCTATGCGTCCCCGCTCGGCGATGCTGCCCGCTTCGATCACCAGGATGTGATCAGCGGCCAGCACGGTAGAAAGCCTGTGCGCGATCACAAGCGTCGTGCGCCCCTGCATCAGCTCCTCGAGCGCGGCCTGCACATAGGACTCGGATTCCGAGTCCAGGTGCGAGGTCGCTTCGTCGAGGATGAGGATGCGCGGGCGCTTGAGAATCGCGCGCGCAATGGCGATACGCTGCCGCTCGCCTCCAGAGAGGCGGTGGCCGCGTTCGCCCACTGTCGTGTCGTACCCTTCGGGCAGCGACATGATGAAATCATGGATGTAGGCTTGGCGGCACGCAGCCTCCATCTCCTCCTGCGAAGCGTCTTCCTTCGCGAAGAGCAGGTTCTCGCGGATCGTGGCGTGAAACAGGAACGACTCCTGTGTCACGTACGCGATTTGCGAGCGCAGCGAAGCGAGCTGGACGTCGCGTACGTCCACACCATCGACCTCGACGGCACCCTCCGTCGGGTCATACAGACGCGCGATCATGCCGATCAGCGTCGATTTACCAGCGCCGCTCGGTCCGACGAGCGCAACCATCTCTCCCGGCTGCGCGTCAAAGGTGACGCCGCGCAGCGCGTACTGCCCTGGCGTATAAGCAAAGGATACCTGCTTATATGCCACGTGCCCGCGCACCAGCCCTAGCTGCCGTGCGTCCGGTCGATCGAGGACACCCGGCACCATGTCCTCGTATTCAAAGATGCGCTGGAAAACGCCCAGCGCCGTCGCAACCTCCACGTGCAGGTTCAGCAGCGTGCCTACAGGCATATACAAGCGGCCTAGATAAGCCGCGAACGCGACAATACCGCCCAGCGTCATGCTCCCCGTTATAACGGAGTAGCCGCCGTACATATAAATAATCGCTGTGCCTAGCGGCCCCAGCGTATTCGTTGCCATCCCGAACCAGCGGCCAACGAGGTTCAGCCGCAGCTCCAGGTCCATGACCTTCTGGACCATCGTACGATACTCCGCTTCCTGATGGCGCTCACGCCCAAAAATCCTTGTCAAAAGCGCACCGGACACACCAAAGCTTTCGCTAAGCTGGGACGCGATGTCAGCGCGGACCTTCTGCGTTTCTACACGCAGCTGCTTTCGCACCTTCGAGACCTTACGCACCGGCAGTACGAACAGCGGCAGTATCAACACCGATAGGATCGCAAGCTTCCAGTCTAAAGCAAATAGGATTCCTATCGTAGTGGCAACAATAACAATTTGCGTAATGGACGATACGACTAATGACGTCACCACATTTTGAACCGCCTGTACATCACCCGTCAGCCTCTGCACAATCTCCCCGCTTTTAGCGTCGGTAAAAAAGGACATCGACTGCCGCTGCAGATTTCGAAACAGCGACTGCCCCAAATCCCGCATGACACCCTGCGTCACCTTCGTGTTTAAGTGATTCTGCCACACGCCTAACACACCGCTGGCCACCGGCAGCGCAATCATAAGCATAGCCATCTCCGTCAACAGCCGCATACTGCCTTGCGGAATAGCTTTATCAATAATCTCTCTCATCACTAAAGGGGGAATCAGGCCGATGACAGCCGCCAATAAAGCTAGCAACAGAATAGCTGCAAGCTGTGACTTGTACCCTCGAAATAGTTTTAAAATCCTAGGTAAAGATACGTCCTTTAAATTTGCTTTGGCTACCCGGCCTTTCTTCTCCAAATGATGACTAACACCTTCAACAAACCCATTCCTCACTGCATTCACTCCCGTTTCTCTTGCCAGCGTAACCAACGGACCCACTAAATAATAGTCGACATGATCCGAAATGTATGTCTTAAAATCCACTCACTTTACATTTGAGATTACGCACGTGGGCTGGATGACTGAGTTCATCACCAATTCCCGACCCTATTCTTGGACTCCATTCCTGCCACTGACCTAGTTCCTGACCCGCTCTTCTCTCTGGCACCTGACTGTTCCTGGTCGCTGCCCTGGATCCTGATTCTATTCTTGGACTCCGTTCCTGCCACTGACCATACTCTTTGCGGTGTCTCCTGACTAACCCTGCTCTCAGTCCTCGGCTCCTGCTACTGCTCTTCCCTTGGGTCCTGACCTTATTCTTGGATCTCGATTCCTACCCCGGAACTTCTTTTGGCTCTATCTCCTGTCTAATCCCGCTCTTGACCCTTGTTACTTACTCTCTCTTCTGGTGCTCTTCGTTTCTACGATCAATCCAGCGGTACTGCAAACTGAACTGCTTTTACCACTTCCTGTGCCATGTTCATGACATGATACAGAGAAGTTGTCTGAAGCACAGCATATTGCTTAGGTCCATCCGCATTCACGATTGCGGCAATGGTATAATCCCCAACCTGCGGAAGAACCTTTCCTACGGACTTCCCCGGATAGATGGGCTGATTAGACACCTGGTAGAGGCCGATGGACTGCTTTTGACCCAAACAAGCGTCAATGGCGATCACCACAGATTCCTGCGGTATTTCCGCTAGCCGTTCCACCAGATTGCTTGCATCGCAGGGCTTCTCCAGTGTTCCAATGACGCGGGGATACCCGGCCTGCAGCAGGGCGGAACCGACAAGTGGACCCAATGCGTCGCCTGTAGATCGATCCGTTCCTATACAAACAAATACCAGACGATCCGGCTTTAATTCCCGCACTTCCGCAACAGCACGGAGATAGTCGCCCAGTTCATCGCCGCGCAGTTTTTTCCAATACCGGTCAGCCGGTTGTACAATTTCCTCCTTCAACGTGATTCCCCCTTCTCTATGGCTTGACGGGCACCGTACTTTCGTTGCTACCCGATGTTTGTCAATGTTATAATGCGGTCAACTTCTATTCTTTCACAAGGTGGTGCACCATGTCCATATATGACTATGCCGCATTATTGACCCTGCTATATTGGCTTTTGACCAGCATCATGCTTTCTAAAGGGCTGCGCCTGCTATATCCGCTACCCAGATGGTCTAACCTGCCGGACAAGCCCCCGCTTGTCTCCGTCATTATTGCTGCGAAAGAAGAAGAAAGCACCATCATGCAGACGGTTCGCCATCTTCTTTCTCAGAATTACCCCCGGCTTGAGATCATTGCGGTCAATGACCGCTCACAGGATGCTACAGGTATAAGGCTAGAGGAGCTTCGAAAATGGTCCGAACAGCGAACCGGCATTTCCACACCGCTAAAAATCATTCATATCACCCACCTTCCGGAAGGCTGGCTAGGGAAAAATCACGCCCTCTATCAGGGCTACTTACAAGCCAGAGGACAATATGTATTATTCACCGATGCAGATATTCTTTTCTCACCTACAACCATTACGGACGCAGTTTCTTACATGAAAGAGCATCAAGTCGATCACTTGACGCTGGCTCCTCTAATGGTAGCTCGTCAGCCCTTGCTGCGGGGATTTGTTCACTTCTTTTTCTTCTCCTTCTCGCTATTTGTCCGTCCCTGGAACGCTAATCGGGATGATACGCGCCGTCATGGTATGGGCATCGGTGCTTTTAACATGGTAAGCCGTCATGCTTATGAGACCATTGGCACCCATCAAGCCATCGCTCTGCGCCCCGATGACGACCTCCAGCTAGGCATTCGCTTAAAAAGCGCCGGGTTTAAACAGCGCATTTTATCGGCACGGCATTCCTTGCAGGTGGAATGGTACCGCTCATTACGAGAAGCAATTCAAGGACTCGAAAAAATTTATTTTCAGGCTTTCACTATAGCCTGCCGTTTGCTATAGCCGCTTGTCTAGGACAGCTGCTT
This genomic window from Paenibacillus hexagrammi contains:
- a CDS encoding ABC transporter ATP-binding protein, with product MDFKTYISDHVDYYLVGPLVTLARETGVNAVRNGFVEGVSHHLEKKGRVAKANLKDVSLPRILKLFRGYKSQLAAILLLALLAAVIGLIPPLVMREIIDKAIPQGSMRLLTEMAMLMIALPVASGVLGVWQNHLNTKVTQGVMRDLGQSLFRNLQRQSMSFFTDAKSGEIVQRLTGDVQAVQNVVTSLVVSSITQIVIVATTIGILFALDWKLAILSVLILPLFVLPVRKVSKVRKQLRVETQKVRADIASQLSESFGVSGALLTRIFGRERHQEAEYRTMVQKVMDLELRLNLVGRWFGMATNTLGPLGTAIIYMYGGYSVITGSMTLGGIVAFAAYLGRLYMPVGTLLNLHVEVATALGVFQRIFEYEDMVPGVLDRPDARQLGLVRGHVAYKQVSFAYTPGQYALRGVTFDAQPGEMVALVGPSGAGKSTLIGMIARLYDPTEGAVEVDGVDVRDVQLASLRSQIAYVTQESFLFHATIRENLLFAKEDASQEEMEAACRQAYIHDFIMSLPEGYDTTVGERGHRLSGGERQRIAIARAILKRPRILILDEATSHLDSESESYVQAALEELMQGRTTLVIAHRLSTVLAADHILVIEAGSIAERGRIASSWRWEDCMRGCIKRSSRKQTKANGCFGIPTAYAR
- the yyaC gene encoding spore protease YyaC, translating into MKEEIVQPADRYWKKLRGDELGDYLRAVAEVRELKPDRLVFVCIGTDRSTGDALGPLVGSALLQAGYPRVIGTLEKPCDASNLVERLAEIPQESVVIAIDACLGQKQSIGLYQVSNQPIYPGKSVGKVLPQVGDYTIAAIVNADGPKQYAVLQTTSLYHVMNMAQEVVKAVQFAVPLD
- a CDS encoding glycosyltransferase, which produces MSIYDYAALLTLLYWLLTSIMLSKGLRLLYPLPRWSNLPDKPPLVSVIIAAKEEESTIMQTVRHLLSQNYPRLEIIAVNDRSQDATGIRLEELRKWSEQRTGISTPLKIIHITHLPEGWLGKNHALYQGYLQARGQYVLFTDADILFSPTTITDAVSYMKEHQVDHLTLAPLMVARQPLLRGFVHFFFFSFSLFVRPWNANRDDTRRHGMGIGAFNMVSRHAYETIGTHQAIALRPDDDLQLGIRLKSAGFKQRILSARHSLQVEWYRSLREAIQGLEKIYFQAFTIACRLL